The Triticum urartu cultivar G1812 chromosome 5, Tu2.1, whole genome shotgun sequence genome contains the following window.
AGTTTTCTGATATTTGTTCACGGCACAGGCGAGCACCTCTATCTGGGACGCGCTGGCGTTCAGCGGCCCTGCGCCGGAGCGCATTAATGGGCGCCTGGCCATGGTGGGTTTCGTGACGGCGCTCGCCGTGGAGGCAGGGCGCGGCGACGGGCTCCTCTCGCAGCTCGGCAGCGGCACCGGGCAGGCGTGGTTCGCCTACTCCGTGGCGGTGCTATCCGTAGCTTCTCTGGTGCCGCTGCTCCAAGGAGAGAGCGCCGAGGGCAGAGCCGGTATCATCATGAACGCCAACGCGGAGCTCTGGAACGGCCGCTTCGCCATGCTCGGACTCGTCGCTCTGGCGGCAACGGAGATCATCACTGGCGCGCCCTTCATCAACGTGTAAAACTAATAGCTTTGTTGTCGACCGGATAACACAACCTGTACCGACTAGGACATGTAAATGATGAGAACGGATCGTCCTCGTATTCTTTGTAGTACTAATTACAGATACATACTGTAGTTCATATGCTACCGGGAGCTGAATTGTTTATCATTCGAAATCTTCTAAAAAATAAGAGACGGGTTGGAATATAATAGGCTTATGAACGTACCTTGTCTCAGATATGAAAAATGAAATTATACGGTTGGATTCCTTAAAAATGCCCGATAGTCAGATAGGGGGTGCATGGCTCATCCCGCATCCTAAATTTCGGAGAGAGAGTCTTAAACTTCAACGTTGCTATTGTAGCATTCACACAAACTTGATTTTACAATTAACTAGTACAGTACATTTCATGCACACTGTGATTTGTCAGTTAATATGACAAATTGAATTTTATCCATCCTTCTATTTTTCATGATAACTCAGTTTTTTATGTCAAAAAGCATAGTAATTATTGAGACTTTTTACGGTGTATCATACTACTCAGTATAATGAGTAGTATTTAGTTGATCCAACGGTGGGTGTGGATTGAGCAAACTGTTGGTCTAAGGCATATTGGTAATTCCATGCACGCACTGCACCGGAAGTCCTCCGCCGTCCCCGGCCGCTGCAGCCGCACAAACCAGCAAAAAATAGGTAGGAGGCATGCGTGGGTGCGTTTACAATCCACGTTGCCGCTGCTCCGTCGTGCTACCGCCTACCGGAGCGGTCCTGCAGGAGACCCGCCGACGCGACAAGCTCCTACTAGCGTAGTTCAAGTGCAAGTGGCGAACCCGCGCTTGCAGGCCATGAGCGCCGGGCACCTCGTGCCGACGCTGAAGTGATGACGACGGAGGCATCGTGGGAGCCCGACGAAGGTAGCTGCGACGTCGGCACCGGTTCACTTCTTCCAAGACAGCCTtgtaacactagtagaaaacagggctttggtccaggccgggtcagcccattagtcccggttcagtccagaaccgggaccaatgtgggcattggtcccggttcgtgagcacagggggccggccgggccacgtgggccattggtcccggttcatctggaccttttggtcccggttggtgggatgaaccgggaccaatgggcctcgctcctggcccatcaccattggtcccggttggtggcttgaaccgggaccaaaggctcccctttggTCCcagctcatgtcaccaaccggaaccaatgaggtgcctatatatacccctcgctcgcgagcagagcaccccagtgctctgtttttctctggccgagggggagagggcttggtggtgctctagctcacctcctatgcacacaaggtgttcgatggaatgtccgagccacactacttaagctttctcctctccaagctcgacctccaagctccattttccataatatttgtctaggtttagcggtccgtcatgccccgtccccgtcttcaccgccgtcgatcacccgcgccgagctcatcgccggcaccactgtggtgagcctcttgttcttatcttctttctgaaaggaaaaatattcttacttgtatgtttacatagatacttgtattattttcttacttttattattgcatcttatatagtgcgatggttttggtatccgcccccgtcggtcctcgtcctgtctatgatt
Protein-coding sequences here:
- the LOC125509406 gene encoding low molecular mass early light-inducible protein HV90, chloroplastic-like — its product is MATMTAMSSFAGAGAAVLPRCSASRFGAQSLPALGRRALVVRAQTGGPSAPPPNKPKASTSIWDALAFSGPAPERINGRLAMVGFVTALAVEAGRGDGLLSQLGSGTGQAWFAYSVAVLSVASLVPLLQGESAEGRAGIIMNANAELWNGRFAMLGLVALAATEIITGAPFINV